GTATAAAATAGGCAGCACgatgttattttgttttgcatCTCGCACAAAATGATTACAGGCACTGATAGTAGCACAagcatataaaataaaatgataaattgatcTCACTGAACCTAAGCAACATCACTATCAAGAAAGATTCAAAcataaaactgtttatttgtgttcactgtgagataaaaatataacatattatGTGCATGTGAGGCATCAGTGCCTTATTTTGTTAATTctaaacaaaaatgttttgagatgtaCAAAAACACCGTGCCGCCCCATTGAAAAatctatagtctttctggtttggtagtaaatatgtataaatacgAAAAAGTGATGGATGCAGACCCCAAACTAGTTTTCTTCATGTTATTTGTCGTGGGGCTACGCTGCACATACCCTTTATTTTTTGAATCTGAATATAAAATCGTGCAACGAATGTGCAATAAATAGCTATAACCGGTATATGGGGTGGGGGCAGTGTAATTACATCTGGTAACTGAGTACTTCTGGTGAGTCTGTACCGAACGTAATTAGTATAATAGAAAATACAACGCGGTGCGTGGATCAGAACACTCCCAGAGTTGCCCCGTACAGGAGGAAGGAACTGAATATATCAGAGTGAATAACAACCGTGTACCAGCAACAAAATAAGCTAAACATGCCTGATATTACCGAAAattaaattgtcatttctacaCCATCTCAAAGTTGGGCGATTACAATtgaatttgatgtaaattttaatCTGTTTATTTTGTACCTTCTTTTGCTAATTTTTATTGGAAGGAATCTATTTATTCCATATCATATGATAAATGTTATATTTGGCATGTCACGTGATCTCATAATATTCCACTCGACCTAAatatgtggggttttttttataaatagtaCGACCAACAAAAACGGGCATAAATCATTATACGAACAATACGCTACAACGATCTAGTAGGACAACGCCTAACCGTGCTTTGTAATGGTCAACTTTATTATCCAACTTTACAACAGGCTACAATGTAGAGGATTTCAAGTACATCACACCATTTGGTTTATTACACGAGTTTTTTTTGTCGGCAATCAGACAACTACATCTTGCCCACGTGTCCCAAGTTCAATTCATTCTCAGGACACTACTGGCGTCACCATAATGCGTACATCTATTTTAGGTTTGtctatttgtaaaaataaaaaaaatagcgaCCTTTATAACTTTTTTGCTCATATACCGCAACAATTTTTTTCCGGTTTCGACATCAATGTTTAATCTTATTCGATTGAATGTTCCGAGGGATGTGTTTATgaagaattattattattgatgaCACAATGACCCCATCgtcagaaataaataaattgaactGTAATCATCTGTGCTATCATTCACAAAATGGCTTATAAAAGTTAAAACATCTGCATCTTTACAAGGAAAATTAATAGAACTGCAAATCGTAAACAGACACAATTTAACCATAGACCATACACGTGTAGGGTATATAATTTAACACAAGACACAGTCACCGCATGACCGTGGTTTAATCTGAACATAATTTTTTCCCCGAAGGCGCCCTCTCATGGTAATTCAAAGAAAtttggtgtcaaaggtcaaacttgTCAACAAGGATATTTAACTCCAAGTTGTCACTGCGTACTGCATGTACTGGTAGTGTAACAAATACGGCATACGAGATGTAAACCCTCACAATAGGTAGCGAAATGATGATAGATAATGAATATATACCCCAGTCGAGTTGGTTGGCGCACCGGATCACCACCTGTATCGATGGACAGTGCAGTGAAGGAGGGTCGAAGATCATCGAAGAGTTCGGACAACTGTTTAACCTGCTGTAATTTAAATGCTGTTTAGAATAGTACACACGCGAATGTTCAGATTTTCTGTAACGTTGAAGATTACGTCACAAGTTAATAGTCCCCATAGATCAACATGACTTACTTTCTACGAATTCGTGTCGGGAAACGAACCTTCGACGTCAGACGACAATTACTATTGGCAGAGAGCGAGTACTTCCGGGTTATGTTCTCCGGCGACTGGAAAGAGAGCTCCGACCACGAACTTGAAGTGAAGGGACCAGTTCCAACAGAGAATGCGGCTAAGATTATTTTTGACTTCCTAGAGACGAAAAAATTACAGGTTAAACAGGATAACTTAGAAGAAGTTGCCATGGCAGCTGATTTTTTCCGGATTCATTCAGTTTTTCCCGCTATGCAGAAAGAAATTATGGACTTAGAAAATTGGAAGGACTTCGTTAGGTTGGCCGAGATTTTCCACCAACCTTATATTAAAGACGAGGCGTACAGTTTTGTCAGTGACAATTATCTCGTAGTGTCAGAAACAGACGAATTTAATGAACTTCCGACCGAAGACAAAGATATTATTCGAAAACTGCCCCTTCGTAATTTCAAGCGAGTACTTGCTGTTCTTTGCCATAACCTTgacttgaaatattttcattttggtgATGACACTTGGGAACATCTGTCAACAATTCCAGTGGCTGGAACTCTTAGTCGTAACGACTTTATTTCGTATGGTAGTGTGGTAGCAGTTGGACAACATGTTATTGTGCTTGGCGTTGAAGATATCACAGATGCTGCAGACTTTGTATTTGGGACGAACAGGAGCATGTTGACTTTCAGTAAGACACTTGTGTATGACACAAAAAGTAATGTGTGGTCTCAAGTTAAACCATTGGACTTGTCAGTTCAGAACACAAGATACTACTGTGTCCCTTACTGTGTAGTGACGCTTGgtcattttgtatatgtatttggtgGTGAAGTACACCACAGATACAACTCTGATACTGATCAATGGCAAACTATATCCAAGCTTCCAGGAGCAGTTGTCCTTGGGCCAACATTTCAACTACAGAGTAACGTTGTGTGTTGTGCAGCTAAAATACATGTCTTATGTCAGATAAACTCCAGAGTATCCGAAATAGATCTCGGCATTGCAAGCTATGACCCCCATGAAGATAAATGGAATGAACCACAGCGTGTGTTCAAACTTTCTGATGTAACATTTCACAGCATACTGTGCAATGATAAggatatatacataattatattttccaAGGGAAAACGTCGTCCAGGGGGGAGAGATTTAAGCCAACATTTGTATCTCTTTCATCCAAATACTGGGAAAGCACAACTTATCAAAAAGTGGCAGCATCGTCATCATGTTAGCAAAGCACATGCTATTTTTGGTGATACGCTGTATAGATTTGACACGGACAAAACTGTTTGTACGTCACTgagtgatgatttaaaggagTCAGTTTTGCCAGCACTTCCAGGGGAACCGCATACAGCATTCGTTGTTAATGTTCCATGTGATTTTCTATATTAGACTACATGAGTATCATCCGAACTTCAAGCAGACTATTAGTGTCGATTTCCAAGACTTCACTTGGAGGTCTCACTTCCACCCGCGTCTTTCAGAGTGGGTAGAAGTTAGAGCATCCAGAGGAGTCTGGGTAGTCgacaatttgattaaaatctgatgtggtgaaagcggctagatgcctttatttacctctatttccatcgttttgtgtcatttgttttgttgcaAGTGATCGCCGATTTCCCATGGCAGCGACCACTCgcaacaaaacaaacgacacaaaatgatgtacatgtagaggtaaataaaggcatctagccgctttcaccacatcagattttaatcagattgggtagtcgagacagacagactttgcAACTTTGTATTCACTCCGTGGGCTAACTTGAAACTTATGGAACTGCCGTATGCTTGGAAAGAGAAGCCACAGTTATAGAGAGAAACATGGTCGCCTATACCTCCATAGTATAACGATCGGTACAAAACCAGGCCAGGTGAGGATTTTATGTTTGGCTTCGGATTGAGATGGTCAGGTTCGTTTTTCAGTTCGctgtatattatgaataaaaGAATCACACGAGCATTGTGTCTTGAATTTTGGAATGAATATCATATGAATGGTTGATGATAAATAATACACAAAGAAATCTCCCACCACATCAATTATAGCATAGAAGTCTATGGTCATagcaaaaaaacacatttttcacCAGTAGGCGTAATCATCCTTTTCCAGAAAGACGTTTGAGGGCGCACTATCGTTACCCCGCTCGCGTTCTACTTTGCCTGGAAAAGAATGCAAGAAACTGCGGGGTTTTTTTCCGACCGAATATTCGATATGCTATGGCCGAGTAATTTCACTGTACGTAATCGAATTATCGAAATTCCAATAACATCAGTGGGTTTCAAAGTCCTCTTTCTGTAATCGTGGACGGGAAGAGGCACATATACACCTCTGGTATATTTTTATATAGACGTATGTATATTAccatactatatacatgttgttTTTGAAGTCTTAGCTCATTTAACAGAATTTATTTTCGAAAGTCCTTTATTTTTGTTCTGAGTGATTGAGAGCTCTCTAACGATCGACCCCAGCTGATGAATATAAGCCACGATTCTACCACGTCGATGCAAATATAGCTAAATCATTGGACTCAGTTCTCGTGTCACAACGCTGTTACAGTCAGCATTGGTGTCACTGGGTGATGTAAAAGTATGGATGGGTTTAGGTTATTGATGTCAGACAGCACTGAacttcttatatatatatatatatatatatatatatatatatatatatatatatatatatatatatatatatatatatatatatatatatatatatatatataccattccTTATGAATATGGACCCTTGGTGAATCCTTACGAAATAACTCAAATCAACAAAACTGTATTTCGATGCAAACGTGACAGACATCCACACCACGAATTAAAAACGACAAATTTAAAACACACAAACGACAAACTAAAGAGTAGATTGCGATTACTGTACCTAGCTTTTAACACTCTCCTCACATAGAGTGATCACGTAAACAATAGACAACAGTTAAAACATGCTTTATTTTCTATCCTTTCATGTACGTACATTACACGAAATGACAAATGTCATtccattaaaaaaacaaacctttATTCTAGTCTCGCATCTAAACAGAATAGTAGATACAAAGCCcatttcataaataaaaaaGCCATTCACATCTCAGTAAAACAGATTAGTACATACTTTCAAATTGTTAGGATTTCTCTCTAATTTAGCCGAAGCATGGCCATAATAGtatcaataatatattattatctCGGCGAATGAATCTAAAAATTAAACCACAATACAGACGATACTAATCACCCGAAAATAGTTCCCTGTATCCGTGCGAGGAAGTGTACCACAGAAAGTGCGCGCgcgtgtatgtatatatatatatatatatatatatatatatatatatatatatatatatatatatatatatatatatataatatagacttaattcaaaagaataaggatgttacaagtcgttactcagagtttaacgacttattacagccttattcttttgaattaagtctataatgctatgctactaatattgcatcgagcacggttctctccagtgagacacttataCTTATAATATAGTAACATAGTAATTAACA
The Glandiceps talaboti chromosome 6, keGlaTala1.1, whole genome shotgun sequence genome window above contains:
- the LOC144436966 gene encoding kelch-like protein 13, translating into MTYFLRIRVGKRTFDVRRQLLLAESEYFRVMFSGDWKESSDHELEVKGPVPTENAAKIIFDFLETKKLQVKQDNLEEVAMAADFFRIHSVFPAMQKEIMDLENWKDFVRLAEIFHQPYIKDEAYSFVSDNYLVVSETDEFNELPTEDKDIIRKLPLRNFKRVLAVLCHNLDLKYFHFGDDTWEHLSTIPVAGTLSRNDFISYGSVVAVGQHVIVLGVEDITDAADFVFGTNRSMLTFSKTLVYDTKSNVWSQVKPLDLSVQNTRYYCVPYCVVTLGHFVYVFGGEVHHRYNSDTDQWQTISKLPGAVVLGPTFQLQSNVVCCAAKIHVLCQINSRVSEIDLGIASYDPHEDKWNEPQRVFKLSDVTFHSILCNDKDIYIIIFSKGKRRPGGRDLSQHLYLFHPNTGKAQLIKKWQHRHHVSKAHAIFGDTLYRFDTDKTVCTSLSDDLKESVLPALPGEPHTAFVVNVPCDFLY